A stretch of Glandiceps talaboti chromosome 18, keGlaTala1.1, whole genome shotgun sequence DNA encodes these proteins:
- the LOC144449665 gene encoding carbonic anhydrase 13-like: MTSPGDSGPNYWPEKYPTCGGDNQSPINIVTYDALPKSMGKLVWNADGGEKVENTTRPGGIMILENKGYTVQVSFTSDFYVSGGGLPAKYKLVELHFHWALQGFRGSEHSLNGYRHPAEMHLVGYNSEKFADINEAKSDSQGIMVLGTFIKVEGQDNEHFSELFSGFDSILYKGQKYTFTSPLPVLSMLPHDTWQFYRYSGSLTTPNCDEAVVWTMFENHVEISQQQYDNFLKLYTNEFGETNIPLGDNYRPIQALNSRRVYRQTDDPSPESSSATSIARSEVLQRSTKQSAETNIQVVAYVVKLYCGLAFSLLADLQYS; the protein is encoded by the exons GTCCAAACTACTGGCCTGAGAAGTACCCAACATGTGGAGGTGATAATCAATCACCAATTAACATTGTCACATACGATGCTCTCCCCAAGTCGATGGGGAAATTAGTTTGGAATGCTGATGGTGGTGAAAAAGTAGAGAACACTACACGCCCAGGTGGCATAATGATTTTAGAAAATAAAGGATACACAG tTCAAGTCAGTTTTACAAGTGACTTTTATGTATCTGGAGGTGGATTGCCCGCTAAATATAAACTCGTTGAGCTTCATTTTCATTGGGCTTTGCAAGGATTCAGGGGATCTGAACACTCCCTCAACGGCTACAGGCATCCTGCTGAG ATGCATCTTGTTGGATACAATTCGGAGAAATTTGCTGACATAAATGAGGCCAAATCGGACTCTCAAGGAATAATGGTGCTGGGAACGTTTATTAAG GTTGAAGGACAAGACAATGAACATTTCAGCGAGTTATTCTCAGGTTTTGATAGCATCTTATACAAAG GTCAGAAGTATACTTTTACATCTCCTTTACCTGTACTATCAATGTTGCCCCATGACACATGGCAGTTTTATCGTTACTCTGGCTCTCTTACTACACCAAACTGCGACGAGGCCGTTGTATGGACAATGTTTGAAAATCACGTAGAGATCTCACAGCAACAG TATGACAATTTCTTAAAGTTGTATACAAATGAGTTTGGAGAAACGAACATTCCTTTGGGAGACAACTACAGACCAATACAGGCCTTGAACAGTAGACGAGTTTATCGACAAACTGACGACCCTTCACCAGAGTCCAGTAGTGCTACA AGTATAGCCAGGAGTGAAGTTTTACAGCGATCAACGAAACAATCGGCAGAAACTAACATTCAAGTTGTGGCCTATGTTGTGAAATTGTATTGTGGCCTTGCATTTAGTCTGCTAGCTGACCTACAGTACTCTTGA